The stretch of DNA CGAGGGTTCGGCCGCGACCCACCCACTCCTGGATCGCTGCGATCTCGAGCCCGGATTCGCGGTAGCAGCCGCCGGTCACGTCCGAGACCGCCACCACCCGGCAGCCTTCGTCTGCGAAGAACTGCGCTGCATGGGCACCGACCTTACCGAATCCCTGAATGGCCACCGCCGCACCGACCGGGTCGATCCCCTTCTGCCGCATCGCCTCCAGCGCAGCGAGGACCACCCCACGGGAGGTGGCACCGGCCCGGCCGTTCGACCCACCGACGGCCAGGGGTTTACCGGTGGTCGCCCCGTGGACAGAGTAGCCGGCACTGACGGAGTAGGTATCCATCATCCAGGCCATGGTGGTTTCGTCGGTATTGACATCGGGAGCGGGAATGTCCTTGTCGGGACCGATGAACGGCAGGATCTCCTGGGTGTATCGGCGGGTGAGTCGTTCCTTTTCCGCCATGCTCAGGACACTGGTATCTACCGCGATGCCGCCCTTGGCCCCGCCATAAGGTAGGCCGAGGAGGGCGCACTTCCAGGTCATCCACATCGCGAGCGCGGTGACCTCCTCGATGTCACTGGCGGGGTGGAATCGGACGCCGCCCTTGCCGGGGCCGCGGGTGAGGTTGTGCTGGACACGGTACCCGGTGTAGATCTCGGTGGTTCCGGTATCCCGACGCAGGGGCACGGCCACAGTCAGAGACCGGCGGGGTGTGGCGAGTAGCTGATGGAGTCCCTCGTCGAGCCCGAGGAGATCAGTGGCATTGCGCAGTTGGGTCAACGCTGCCCGGTGGGCGAGTTGGCCGGGGGACGGCGGCGCACCGAAAGTCACGGGGGCGGTGGGGGTCGGCTCTGCAGTGGTGTGGAGATCGGTGATCGTCATGCGAGGGCGGCCTTTGCTGATGTTGTGCCTCGACGGTCTGGTGGGCGCGATCGAGGCGTTCGGCCAGGTCCGACCACGGCTTCTGTGGTGACATCGGGACTGAGACTCGTGGGCTCGTTCGTCGTCATGAAAAGTTGCGTTCCTTCGAAATTGGGCCGGCCGTATGCGGCGCCAAATCAACTGGTGATCCGGCTCATACCGTAAGCCCAGTTGATCATTCGATCAAGGCTTTTGATCAAAATCATCGCCACGACGGGCTGTTCGGCCTACATGGGATCCGCTCGACGACGACGCCATAGCCCTAGTTCACAGGATCACCCACGTGCCAGAAACGGTCTTTGCACTGGGGATGGAGCAAACCAGTACACTTCGAACGCGGCTCCGCCGACCGAGCCGATCCTGCGCTCGACCAAAATCGATCAACTGATCGAACCCCACCGTGTGGGCGCGATCCAGACTCGTCTGTACCGCACGGTCGGGCGACGTCCATCCCTCGTATAGCTGCACGGCGGCGGTTTCCTACTGGGAACCCTCGACGGGGCCGACGAACTGCACCGCCCGAT from Rhodococcus opacus B4 encodes:
- a CDS encoding Glu/Leu/Phe/Val family dehydrogenase; its protein translation is MTITDLHTTAEPTPTAPVTFGAPPSPGQLAHRAALTQLRNATDLLGLDEGLHQLLATPRRSLTVAVPLRRDTGTTEIYTGYRVQHNLTRGPGKGGVRFHPASDIEEVTALAMWMTWKCALLGLPYGGAKGGIAVDTSVLSMAEKERLTRRYTQEILPFIGPDKDIPAPDVNTDETTMAWMMDTYSVSAGYSVHGATTGKPLAVGGSNGRAGATSRGVVLAALEAMRQKGIDPVGAAVAIQGFGKVGAHAAQFFADEGCRVVAVSDVTGGCYRESGLEIAAIQEWVGRGRTLDTYDGADQISNAELFALDVDVLVPAAMDGVLTGQNADTVRARLIVEGANGPTSPDADTIFAGKGITVVPDILANAGGVVVSYLEWVQNLQAFSWSSEEVNRKLVTLMRTASRSVWALAGDKRIPLRLAAHVLGVGKVAEAHRVRGLYP